ATTGAGTCTGCCGCGATGGGCCATGCCGATCACGGTCTCTTCGACATTGAGATCTGAAGCACGTTCGATCATCTGTTCCAACAGCACGATCAGAGATTCGCCGCCTTCGAGACTGAACCGCTTGTCGCCCGGATAGCGCTTGCCGAGGAACGTCTCGAATGATTCACTCTTCAGTACCTGCGAGAGCAGGCGCTTGCGGGTGTCATCGCTGATGGGAATGCGTCCCTCGTTCTCCTCGATCACACGCCAGAGCCATTCGCGCTCTTCGGTGTTCTGCACGTGCATGTACTCAAAGCCAATGTTCCTGCAATAGGTTCGATCAAGATGATCGATAACCTCTTGCAAGGGCCCGCCCGCATACAGGCTCGCAGCTGATGGATCGACGTGGCGCGTCAGATCTGCCTTCGCCAACCCATGATGTTCGAGTGTCATCGCCTTCGGACGCTCGTTGACGCGGCCGAACGGATCGACGGTGGCTGCGATGTGCCCGAGCTGGCGGTACGCATAAATCAGATCAGCGATCCCACGATCGACGCCAGAGGTCTTGTCGGAGGTGCTGCCAAGGCTTGAAGCGAGCTCAAATCCCTGAAAGAAGGCCCTGACATCGGGCGGCAGTGAATCCGGGTTGGTGCGGTACTGCTCGTGCTGGGCATCCAGGTACGCTGCGTTCCAACCATTTGTAGCTGCTGGACTTGCGCTCGTTCCGGTTGTTCCACGTGTGGAGGTCATAAGGGTCCCTCGGACCGTGCCTTTGCAGCCGCGGACGAGCCGAACCAAAGCCTGTCTTCAGCCGGCGAACGCTGCAGGTCCGTTTGCCATCGGCTGAATCGTAGCCGACACCCCGAAATGCACAAGAAAAATGGGTGGAAAGGCTGATTTCGCGCTCAGATGCTCGCAGCCATCGCCTCGACGATTTGGGCAAATGGCCCTGCGTCAAGCGATGCTCCACCCACCAGAAACCCGTCGATATCGGGCATCTGGGCGAGTTCGGGCGCATTTCCCGGCTTTACACTGCCGCCATACTGGATGCGGATCTCACTGGCAAGCCGATCGTCGTGCATATCAGCCAGAACAGCCCGAATCTGCTGATGTGCTGCCTGTGCATCGGCTGGAGTTGCTGTCTTGCCCGTGCCAATTGCCCAGACCGGCTCGTACGCAATAACAATTCGTCCTATAACATCATCCGGCACCAGTGCCAGACCAGATCGAAGCTGCTGCTCATTAATCGCGTCTGTCTGGCCAGCCTCTCGCTGATCGAGCGTCTCACCGATGCACAGAACCACGTCGAGGCCTGCATCGAGTGCAGCTCGAAGTTTCTGGTTCACAATCACGTCAGTCTCACCAATGACGTGGCGACGTTCTGAGTGTCCGACGAGCACCCACGCACAGCCACAGTCTTTTAGCATGGGCAGAGAAACCTCGCCGGTGTACGCACCATCCGAATATTGGCTGCAGTCCTGGGCACCCATCTCGACCGAAGCAGCACTCGCACGGACAGTGGCTCCAACCGCATAAAGGTACGGAAACGCTGGAAACAGCGTGACATCCACCGATGTGGACGCGTCATGCACTGCCCTGCCTGTTGCTTCAGCAAGTTGGACTGATCGCTGACGATCGAGATTCATCTTCCAGTTTCCACCAACGATCGGCTTGCGCTGTGCCATCGATATCTCCTGTCCAGATCAAATCGGCTCCGCTTTCTTCTAAAGCCGAGCAATCAAGTGCAAAGAATACTCCATGCCCAACGACCCATCCGAGACACAACTCCCGATCACCATCGACTGGACGCAGGTTCGCGTGG
Above is a genomic segment from Phycisphaeraceae bacterium containing:
- a CDS encoding triose-phosphate isomerase — protein: MAQRKPIVGGNWKMNLDRQRSVQLAEATGRAVHDASTSVDVTLFPAFPYLYAVGATVRASAASVEMGAQDCSQYSDGAYTGEVSLPMLKDCGCAWVLVGHSERRHVIGETDVIVNQKLRAALDAGLDVVLCIGETLDQREAGQTDAINEQQLRSGLALVPDDVIGRIVIAYEPVWAIGTGKTATPADAQAAHQQIRAVLADMHDDRLASEIRIQYGGSVKPGNAPELAQMPDIDGFLVGGASLDAGPFAQIVEAMAASI